A genomic segment from Saprospiraceae bacterium encodes:
- a CDS encoding energy transducer TonB has protein sequence MQKEKKDKHFIQKPVYKGGKKNLKDFITKALKYPEAALNEKIEGTVVIKYTVNHLGKVIDTKVISGIGHGCDEEAQRVVGLLMFDVPKNRGLKVLHHLNIQIHFRLPKVTNKTVASKTDPAPVTYNYIQPEKKADEKPKKTSYNYTITIHN, from the coding sequence ATGCAAAAAGAGAAAAAGGACAAACATTTCATCCAAAAGCCTGTTTATAAAGGCGGAAAGAAAAACCTTAAAGATTTTATCACCAAAGCACTAAAATACCCTGAAGCCGCATTAAATGAAAAAATTGAGGGAACGGTGGTGATAAAGTACACGGTCAATCACCTGGGAAAAGTCATTGATACCAAGGTTATTTCGGGTATTGGCCATGGTTGTGATGAGGAGGCACAACGTGTCGTTGGTCTACTCATGTTTGATGTTCCCAAAAACCGAGGCTTGAAAGTCTTGCATCATTTGAATATCCAGATTCATTTTCGGCTACCCAAAGTGACAAACAAAACCGTGGCGTCAAAGACCGATCCTGCCCCAGTTACCTATAATTATATTCAACCAGAAAAGAAAGCCGATGAAAAACCCAAGAAGACCTCCTATAATTACACGATTACTATCCATAACTAG
- the rplA gene encoding 50S ribosomal protein L1, which yields MAKVGKKRAAVDAKVDSTKLYALEDAMALIKDINTTKFDASVDVHVRLGIDPRKADQALRGTVSLPHGTGKTKRVLVLCTPDKEEEAKAAGADYVGLDDLITKIQNGWTDVDVVIAMPQVMAKVGRIGRTLGPRGLMPNPKTGTVTQDVGAAVADVKKGKISFRVDKYGIVHASIGRVSFSPDQLKDNANELIGTLVRMKPSTAKGTYLKSLTVASTMSPGLKVDTKTIK from the coding sequence ATGGCAAAGGTTGGAAAAAAACGTGCAGCAGTAGATGCAAAAGTCGATTCCACTAAGTTGTATGCCCTTGAAGATGCCATGGCACTTATCAAGGACATCAACACGACTAAATTTGATGCATCTGTTGACGTTCATGTTCGTCTTGGTATTGATCCGCGTAAAGCCGATCAAGCCCTCCGTGGTACAGTGAGTTTACCTCATGGTACAGGCAAAACCAAAAGAGTATTGGTTTTGTGTACACCTGATAAAGAAGAGGAAGCAAAAGCAGCAGGGGCCGATTATGTAGGCTTGGATGATTTAATCACCAAGATACAAAATGGCTGGACTGATGTAGATGTGGTCATTGCCATGCCTCAAGTAATGGCTAAGGTCGGTAGAATTGGCCGTACCCTGGGACCACGTGGCTTAATGCCTAACCCTAAAACAGGGACCGTTACCCAGGATGTAGGTGCAGCTGTAGCTGATGTTAAAAAAGGTAAAATTTCCTTCCGCGTTGATAAATACGGTATTGTTCATGCCTCAATTGGGCGAGTATCCTTCTCTCCTGATCAATTGAAAGATAACGCGAATGAATTGATTGGTACTTTAGTTAGGATGAAACCATCTACAGCTAAAGGCACCTATCTGAAATCGCTTACCGTGGCAAGCACAATGAGCCCGGGATTGAAAGTGGATACCAAAACAATTAAGTAA
- the raiA gene encoding ribosome-associated translation inhibitor RaiA translates to MKVYTESVQFKADQKLLDFIEKKVSKMDQFFDHIIDARVTLKLENTGQVRDKIAEIRLKVPGDVLVVKESQKTFEASIDEAVDVLKRQLIKFKEKAK, encoded by the coding sequence ATGAAAGTGTACACCGAATCTGTTCAGTTTAAGGCTGATCAAAAGTTATTGGATTTCATTGAAAAGAAAGTTAGTAAAATGGATCAGTTTTTTGATCACATCATTGATGCTCGAGTTACCTTGAAATTGGAAAATACAGGTCAAGTTCGAGACAAAATAGCAGAGATTCGGCTAAAAGTTCCGGGTGATGTACTTGTCGTAAAAGAGAGTCAAAAAACATTTGAGGCTTCAATAGATGAAGCCGTGGATGTACTAAAAAGGCAATTGATAAAATTTAAAGAAAAAGCCAAGTAA
- the rplJ gene encoding 50S ribosomal protein L10, with the protein MTKAEKTATIEVLKEKFSSTEFFYLTDSSTLTVEQINQFRGLCYEKGIEMRVVKNTLARKALESLPEEKGYGELYESLKGPTAILFTEAASSPAKVLKEFRKSSEKPILKAAYIDTAIYVGDDQIDLLTKLKSKEDLLGEVIALLQSPAKNVISALKSGGQTISGLLKALEERGSAAE; encoded by the coding sequence ATGACAAAAGCAGAAAAAACCGCTACTATCGAGGTATTGAAGGAAAAATTTTCAAGTACAGAATTCTTTTACTTGACCGATTCTTCAACACTCACTGTAGAACAAATAAATCAATTCAGAGGCTTGTGTTACGAGAAAGGGATTGAAATGCGAGTGGTGAAAAACACCTTGGCTCGTAAAGCCCTTGAGTCACTGCCTGAAGAAAAAGGATATGGCGAATTGTATGAGTCCCTTAAGGGGCCAACCGCCATTCTATTTACTGAAGCAGCTAGCTCTCCAGCCAAAGTGCTCAAAGAGTTTCGTAAATCTTCAGAAAAACCTATTCTCAAAGCCGCATATATTGATACAGCTATCTATGTGGGAGATGATCAAATAGATCTACTCACTAAGCTCAAATCAAAAGAAGACTTGCTGGGCGAGGTTATTGCCTTGTTGCAGTCTCCTGCGAAAAATGTTATCAGCGCCCTTAAGTCAGGTGGTCAAACCATTTCAGGTTTGCTTAAAGCACTTGAAGAGCGTGGCAGTGCAGCAGAATAA
- a CDS encoding FG-GAP-like repeat-containing protein gives MFLYMRHVITLGYTFLFLTPIVVAQIHFEEVSSRVGVGVGYGFGYLGGGISFCDFNQDGWDDLTISSEDGRHTKFYKNQQGRFMLEPLNIPDTYQTKQVQWVDYDNDGDKDFFATSDSGLNILYENDGSFYFTDVTTIAGLHNEALNAFGSCWGDYNNDGWLDVFICYRNLGETQPNTLYKNNGDGTFTDVTAVAGLHLGVDPSFCAAFFDYNKDGYQDIYIANDRFTVRNVLYKNNGDGTFSDESEASGADLLMAAMSVTVADYNKDGWLDIYITNVYNPDNPDVFQTNALLQNNGDGTFSEVALETGTSFNSIAWGAVFLDADNDTDLDLYVSGMLTEPESIPSAFYENHLNTFSIPSGAGFDNDTAVSFSNAIGDFNNDGLTDIAVLNEDNANIFLWENQSTTGANWLKVNLEGTTSNRDGIGAWIEIGIGNDKQYRYTLCGEGYLGQNAGTSIFGLGTAKMVDYVKIDWLGGGTDIHYNIAANQSMQFVEGAALATHTLDPGLVNDVVVFPNPSQDFLHITSTAIDKSYKLSLVGIGGEIVLEKHLTGSIAPIDISHLANGMYILKIGFEDELISKKIMILRD, from the coding sequence ATGTTTTTGTATATGCGACATGTTATTACTCTAGGTTATACCTTTTTATTTCTTACACCGATCGTTGTTGCACAAATACATTTTGAAGAGGTTTCGTCCAGGGTTGGCGTTGGGGTTGGATATGGATTCGGCTATTTAGGGGGCGGTATTTCTTTTTGTGATTTCAATCAGGATGGATGGGATGATCTGACGATCTCATCGGAAGATGGCCGCCACACAAAATTCTATAAAAACCAACAGGGCCGATTTATGCTGGAACCTTTGAATATTCCAGATACTTATCAAACCAAACAGGTACAATGGGTAGACTATGATAATGATGGTGATAAGGATTTTTTTGCCACCAGCGATTCGGGGTTGAATATATTATATGAAAATGACGGCAGCTTCTATTTCACGGATGTAACGACCATTGCCGGACTACATAACGAAGCTTTAAATGCTTTTGGTTCCTGCTGGGGCGATTACAATAATGATGGATGGCTAGATGTCTTTATCTGTTATCGGAATTTGGGGGAAACCCAACCCAACACCCTTTACAAAAACAATGGGGATGGCACATTTACCGACGTTACCGCTGTGGCAGGTTTACATTTGGGTGTTGATCCCTCTTTTTGTGCTGCCTTTTTTGATTATAACAAAGATGGTTATCAGGATATCTATATTGCCAACGATCGATTTACGGTCCGTAATGTCTTGTATAAGAACAATGGGGATGGGACTTTTAGCGATGAGAGTGAGGCCTCTGGAGCGGATCTATTGATGGCCGCCATGTCAGTAACGGTAGCTGATTATAATAAGGATGGCTGGCTGGATATTTATATCACCAATGTATATAACCCAGACAACCCGGATGTATTTCAAACCAATGCTTTATTACAAAACAATGGAGATGGAACCTTTTCCGAGGTAGCGCTTGAGACCGGCACGTCATTTAATAGTATTGCCTGGGGTGCGGTATTCCTGGATGCCGATAATGATACCGATTTAGATTTATATGTGAGTGGCATGCTAACAGAACCGGAATCGATTCCTTCCGCTTTTTACGAAAACCATCTCAATACTTTTTCGATTCCTTCGGGGGCAGGATTTGATAATGATACTGCGGTGAGTTTTTCTAATGCTATTGGTGATTTCAATAATGATGGATTGACTGACATTGCGGTCCTAAATGAGGATAATGCAAATATTTTTCTGTGGGAAAACCAGTCTACAACTGGCGCTAACTGGCTCAAAGTCAATCTTGAAGGGACCACTAGTAACAGAGATGGCATTGGTGCCTGGATAGAAATAGGAATTGGCAATGATAAACAATATCGCTATACATTGTGCGGAGAGGGGTACTTGGGGCAAAATGCCGGCACCTCCATTTTTGGTTTAGGAACAGCCAAGATGGTGGATTATGTAAAAATCGATTGGCTGGGTGGAGGGACGGATATACATTATAATATTGCAGCAAATCAGAGTATGCAGTTTGTAGAGGGAGCTGCCCTTGCGACGCATACGCTCGACCCTGGCTTGGTAAATGATGTGGTGGTTTTTCCTAACCCCAGCCAGGATTTCCTTCATATCACCTCAACAGCGATCGACAAATCCTACAAGCTTTCCTTAGTGGGTATTGGGGGGGAAATAGTCTTGGAAAAGCATCTGACAGGCTCAATAGCCCCAATTGACATAAGCCATTTGGCTAATGGGATGTATATATTAAAGATTGGTTTTGAGGATGAGCTTATTTCGAAAAAAATTATGATACTTCGGGATTGA
- the nusG gene encoding transcription termination/antitermination protein NusG, which translates to MGLMEETDVVKRWYSLRVISGKERKIKERIDLEVDRSGWQDFVTQVLVPTEKIYKIRNGKKVISERNILPGYILIEAIPAKFSGEIIQAIANVPNVIHFLGRNNPIPMRDSEANRLLGKVDESQDAGEALAEPFIVGETVKIIDGPFSEFVGDIQEVNEEKKKLKVIVKIFGRGTEVELNFMQVEKQA; encoded by the coding sequence ATGGGATTGATGGAAGAGACTGATGTAGTAAAAAGATGGTATTCCCTTAGGGTAATTAGTGGCAAAGAACGCAAGATCAAAGAGCGTATTGATTTGGAAGTAGATCGATCCGGGTGGCAAGATTTTGTAACACAAGTACTCGTTCCAACTGAAAAAATCTATAAAATCCGAAACGGGAAAAAGGTTATTTCAGAAAGAAATATTCTTCCTGGATATATTCTTATTGAGGCCATTCCTGCTAAATTTTCTGGAGAAATTATTCAAGCAATTGCCAATGTGCCAAATGTGATTCACTTTTTAGGGCGTAATAACCCTATTCCGATGCGAGATTCCGAGGCTAATCGATTGTTAGGAAAAGTGGATGAGTCGCAAGATGCAGGTGAAGCTTTGGCCGAACCATTCATAGTAGGGGAAACCGTCAAAATCATTGATGGTCCGTTTAGCGAATTTGTCGGAGATATTCAAGAGGTAAATGAAGAGAAGAAAAAGCTGAAAGTGATTGTGAAAATCTTTGGACGTGGAACCGAAGTTGAACTCAACTTCATGCAAGTGGAAAAGCAAGCCTAA
- the rplK gene encoding 50S ribosomal protein L11, translating into MAKEISGFVKLQVKGGQANPAPPVGPALGSKGVNIMEFCKRFNAATQDSPGKILPVIITVYKDKSFDFVVKTPPAAVQLMEAAKIKKGSPEPNRKKIGTVTWDQIKEIAENKMPDLNAFSVESAMKMVAGTARSMGITVNGPAPWAGEASSDN; encoded by the coding sequence ATGGCAAAGGAGATTAGTGGCTTTGTGAAACTTCAGGTTAAAGGCGGACAGGCGAATCCTGCTCCTCCAGTTGGTCCTGCCTTGGGTTCCAAAGGGGTAAACATCATGGAGTTCTGTAAGCGCTTTAATGCTGCTACACAGGATAGCCCAGGAAAAATATTGCCTGTAATTATTACAGTTTATAAAGATAAGTCTTTTGATTTTGTTGTCAAAACACCACCTGCTGCAGTGCAGTTGATGGAAGCAGCTAAAATCAAAAAAGGTTCTCCTGAACCGAACCGTAAGAAAATAGGCACTGTGACTTGGGATCAGATTAAAGAAATTGCAGAAAATAAAATGCCTGACCTCAATGCTTTTTCTGTTGAGTCAGCAATGAAAATGGTAGCCGGAACTGCTCGTAGCATGGGGATCACCGTTAATGGCCCTGCACCGTGGGCTGGGGAAGCATCTTCTGATAATTAA
- the rplL gene encoding 50S ribosomal protein L7/L12 yields the protein MADLKAFAEQLVNLTVKEVSELAAILKDEYGIEPAAAAVAVAAPSAGGGDGGADAAVEKTEFDVMLESAGAGKLKVVKEVKTLLGLGLKEAKDLVDGAPSMIKQGVSKEEAESIKTVLEEAGATIEIK from the coding sequence ATGGCAGATCTTAAAGCATTTGCAGAACAACTTGTTAATCTAACCGTAAAGGAAGTAAGCGAACTCGCTGCGATCCTTAAAGATGAGTACGGTATTGAACCTGCTGCTGCCGCAGTAGCTGTTGCAGCGCCTAGTGCAGGTGGTGGCGATGGTGGTGCTGATGCCGCTGTTGAAAAAACAGAATTCGACGTTATGTTGGAATCTGCTGGCGCAGGCAAACTAAAAGTAGTTAAAGAAGTAAAAACACTTCTTGGACTAGGCTTGAAAGAAGCAAAAGACCTTGTTGATGGTGCTCCGTCAATGATCAAACAAGGTGTTTCTAAAGAAGAAGCTGAGTCTATTAAAACTGTTTTGGAAGAAGCAGGTGCTACGATAGAAATCAAGTAA
- the tuf gene encoding elongation factor Tu translates to MAKETFARTKPHLNIGTIGHVDHGKTTLTAAITYVLSKSGLAEKKDYDSIDAAPEEKERGITINTAHVEYETVNRHYAHVDCPGHADYVKNMVTGAAQMDGAILVVAATDGPMPQTREHILLARQVGVPKIVVFMNKVDLVDDEEMLELVEMEVRELLDQYEFGGDDAAVIQGSALKALEDDPASVAKIEELMAAVDEQIPQPARLVDLPFLMPIEDVFSITGRGTVATGRIERGVINTGNPVEIVGMMKEGEKPLTSVVTGVEMFRKILDRGEAGDNAGLLLRGIEKEAIKRGMVICKPGSVKPHKHFKCEVYVLGKDEGGRHTPFFNGYRPQFYFRTTDVTGDVNLPEGVEMVMPGDNVSLEVKLLNSIAMEKGLRFAIREGGRTVGAGQVTEILDV, encoded by the coding sequence ATGGCTAAGGAAACATTTGCAAGAACCAAGCCTCACTTGAATATCGGTACTATCGGCCACGTAGACCACGGTAAGACCACTCTGACAGCCGCTATTACCTACGTTCTGTCAAAGTCAGGACTTGCTGAGAAAAAAGACTACGACTCTATTGATGCCGCTCCCGAAGAAAAAGAGAGAGGTATCACTATTAATACCGCTCACGTGGAATATGAGACGGTAAACCGTCATTATGCTCACGTGGATTGCCCAGGTCACGCTGACTATGTTAAAAACATGGTAACAGGTGCTGCTCAGATGGACGGTGCTATCCTCGTTGTAGCTGCTACGGATGGTCCGATGCCACAAACTCGTGAGCACATCTTGCTTGCTCGTCAGGTAGGTGTACCTAAAATTGTTGTTTTCATGAACAAGGTTGACCTTGTTGATGATGAAGAGATGTTGGAACTAGTGGAAATGGAAGTTCGCGAATTGTTGGATCAATACGAATTCGGCGGTGATGATGCAGCTGTTATTCAAGGATCCGCTTTGAAAGCACTAGAAGATGATCCTGCTTCAGTAGCTAAAATCGAAGAATTGATGGCTGCTGTGGATGAACAAATTCCTCAGCCTGCACGTTTGGTTGATCTACCATTCTTGATGCCAATTGAAGACGTATTCTCTATCACTGGTCGTGGTACTGTTGCGACGGGTCGTATTGAGCGCGGCGTGATCAATACAGGAAACCCTGTAGAGATTGTTGGTATGATGAAAGAGGGTGAAAAACCATTGACTTCTGTGGTGACAGGGGTGGAAATGTTCCGAAAAATCCTTGACCGTGGAGAAGCTGGTGATAACGCTGGTTTGTTGTTGCGCGGTATTGAGAAGGAAGCTATCAAAAGAGGTATGGTAATTTGCAAACCAGGTTCCGTTAAACCACACAAACACTTTAAATGTGAGGTGTATGTGTTGGGTAAGGATGAAGGTGGTCGTCACACACCATTCTTCAATGGTTACCGTCCTCAGTTTTACTTCCGTACCACTGACGTTACAGGTGATGTAAACTTACCAGAAGGCGTAGAAATGGTAATGCCAGGTGATAACGTTTCACTTGAAGTGAAATTGCTCAACAGTATCGCTATGGAAAAAGGTCTTCGCTTTGCGATTCGTGAAGGTGGTCGTACCGTAGGTGCTGGTCAGGTTACCGAAATCTTGGATGTATAA
- a CDS encoding tyrosine-type recombinase/integrase, with product MMKESFLRYLEHEKRCAKHTLLAYESDLDQFFDFLNHAFDLKEAAKATHQQVRSWTVELISEGRSASTIIRKISTLKTFYRFLQKQYGLEHNPMLKVISPKTGKRLPTVIRADEMEFLFEHIHFSNDFEGKRDRLIIELLYSTGMRRAEAIHLKIEDIDLRGNLLKVLGKGQKERLIPFGKKLSGLIIEYLDCRASSFEDITTTVLFLTQNGKPLYPKALYNIVHRYLSTVSTVEKRSPHVLRHSFATHLSDNGADLNAIKALLGHANLAATQIYTHNSIEKLKQVYKSAHPKAHLDQEQDT from the coding sequence ATGATGAAAGAAAGCTTTTTGAGATACCTTGAACATGAAAAAAGATGCGCAAAGCACACCCTATTGGCTTATGAATCTGACTTAGACCAGTTCTTTGATTTCCTGAATCATGCTTTCGACCTTAAGGAGGCGGCTAAAGCTACTCACCAGCAAGTTCGTTCCTGGACTGTTGAATTGATTAGTGAAGGAAGGAGTGCAAGCACAATTATCAGGAAAATATCCACGTTAAAGACCTTTTACCGTTTTTTACAAAAACAATACGGATTGGAACACAACCCCATGCTGAAGGTCATTTCGCCTAAAACAGGTAAGCGATTGCCTACCGTGATCCGGGCAGATGAAATGGAATTTCTTTTTGAACATATTCATTTCTCAAATGATTTCGAGGGCAAAAGAGACCGATTGATTATTGAGCTACTCTATTCGACGGGCATGCGAAGGGCTGAAGCTATCCATTTGAAAATAGAGGACATTGATCTACGGGGAAACCTCCTAAAGGTTTTAGGCAAAGGGCAAAAAGAACGTCTAATTCCTTTTGGTAAAAAATTGAGTGGATTAATCATTGAATACCTCGATTGCAGGGCTTCCTCCTTTGAGGATATCACCACAACAGTCCTTTTTTTGACCCAAAACGGCAAGCCACTTTATCCTAAAGCCTTATATAATATTGTCCATCGATATTTATCCACCGTTAGTACTGTGGAAAAACGCAGTCCGCATGTACTTCGACATTCATTTGCCACACATCTCTCCGATAATGGGGCAGATTTGAATGCCATAAAGGCACTTTTAGGTCACGCTAATTTGGCGGCAACTCAAATCTATACCCACAACTCAATTGAAAAGTTAAAACAAGTTTACAAATCGGCTCACCCCAAAGCGCATCTTGATCAGGAACAAGATACCTAA
- the secE gene encoding preprotein translocase subunit SecE: MEQIQLYIKESYNELMHKVSWPSWQELQSSTILVIVATLLLSVVLLVMDFFSKGITDLIYGIS; the protein is encoded by the coding sequence ATGGAACAAATACAGTTATATATAAAAGAAAGCTACAACGAGTTGATGCACAAAGTAAGCTGGCCATCTTGGCAAGAATTACAAAGTAGCACTATCCTCGTTATTGTGGCTACCTTGCTTTTATCAGTTGTCCTTTTAGTGATGGATTTTTTCTCTAAAGGCATAACTGATCTCATCTATGGGATAAGCTAA